Genomic DNA from Halorussus rarus:
TCGGTGACCGTCTGGGGCTCCAGCCGGCCGGCCTCCCACGTCGTCTCGTACTCGAAGCCCGGTTCGACCTCCGCGAGCGGACTATCGTCGGTCACGTCACCGCCCCTCGAACGCGGGCTCGCGGTCCTCCAGGAAGGCCGCCACGCCCTCCTCGTGGTCGTCGGTCTCGAAGACGATCCCCTGGGCGGTCGCCTCGTCGCTCATCGCGCGCTGGACCGACTTGTCGAGGCCCTCGGCGAGCAGGCGCTTGGCGTGGCGGAGCGCCACGGTCGGCCCGGTCGCGACGCGCTCGACGAACTCGTCGGCCCGCTCGTCGAACTCGTCGGCCGGGTAGACGCGGTTGAACAGCCCCAGGTCGAGCGCGCGCTCGGCGCCGACGAGTTCGCCCGTGAACACCAGTTCCTTGGCGACGTTCTCGCCGACGACGCGCGGGAGCAGGTAGGAGGTGCCCGCGTCGACGCAGAGGCCGACCTGGCGGAAGCCGAAGCCGATGGAGGCGTCGTCGCTGGCCAGCTGGACGTCGCAGGCGATGGCGAGGTTCGCGCCCGCGCCGAACGCCGGGCCGTCGACCTTCGCGACAGTCGGCAGCGGGAAGGTCGCGAGCCGGGCGATGGTCTCGCTGGTCGTGCGCTCGAGCTCCCGGACGCGCTCGTCGACGGGGACGTCCGAGTCGAGGCGCTCGCGCATCGCGGCGATGTCCCCGCCGGCCGAGAATGCCCCGCCCGCGCCCTCGACGACGACGCACCGGGCGTCGCTCCCGTCGATCTCGGCGAGCGCGTCGCGGATTCCGGCCGAGATCTCGGTCGAGAGCGCGTTGCGGCGGTCGGGCTCGCTCAGGGTGACGGTCGCCACGCCGTCCTGAATATCGAGGCGGACTGCTTCGTCGGTCACGGACGGATTCCTCCCATGGCGAAGCCGCCCCGCCGATTCCGTTCCCCGGTCACTCGGCCGCCTCCGAATCCTGCTCCCGGAGCCCGAACTTCTGGACCTTGCCCGTCGTGGTCCGGGGGAGCTCCTCGACGAACTCGACCTCGCGGGGGTGCTTGTACTCCGCGAGGTTGTCCAGGCAGAACTGCTTGAGGTCCTCCGGGGTCGCCTCGGCGTCGGGCGTCGGCACCACGAACGCCTTCACGGTCTCGCCCCGGCGCTCGTCGGGGATGCCGACCACCGCGACGTCGGCCACGTCCTCGTGCTCGAACAGCAGCTCCTCGACCTCGCGGGGGTAGACGTTGTACCCCGCGGTGTTGATCATGTGCTTCTTCCGGTCGACGACGTAGAAGAAGCCGTCCTCGTCCCAGTAGCCGATGTCGCCGGTGTGGAACCACCGCTTGCCGTCGCGCTCGGTGAACGCCCCCTCGTTGGCGTCGGGCAGGCCGGCGTACCCCTTCATCACGTTCGGGCCGGCGACCACGAGCTCGCCGGTGATCTCGTCGAGGTCGGTCTCCTCCTCGTCGACCGGGCCGCGCTCGACGCGGGGCCGCTCCTCGAAGTTTCCGTCGACGATCTTCGCGTCGACGCCCGGCAGCGTCTTGCCGATGCTGCCGACCCGCCGGCCCTGCTCGGGGCTGTTGAAGTGGGTCACCGGGCTGGTCTCGGTCAGGCCGTACCCCTCGTACACCTTGACGTCGTAGAGCTCCTCGAACCGCCGGAGCACCTCGACCGGGATACCCGACCCGCCGACGCCCGCCAGCCGGAGCGACGAGAGGTCGAACTCCTCGGCGTTCGGCTGGTTGATGACGTCGTTGTACATCGCGGGCACGCCGTGCATCAGCGTCAGGTCCTCGTCCTCGATGAGCGAGACCGCCTCCTGGGCGTCCCACTCGGGCAGCGGATAGTAGGCCCCGCCGTTGAACAGCGTCGCGTTCATCACCACGGTCATCCCGTAGATGTGGAACAGGGGGAGCACGCCCAGCTGCTTGTCGTCTGTCCGGATGCCGTCGGGGACCAGCCCCGCGGCGGTCTCTGCGTTCGAGGTGAGGTTCCGGTGGGTCAGCTGGACGCCCTTGGGCTGGCCGGTCGTCCCGCTGGTGTAGGGCTGGACCGCCACGTCGTCCTCGTCGCGTTCGACTGCCTCGAACTCGTGGTCGTCGCCGAGGAACGCCTCGAAGTCGGTGCCCGCGTCCGCAGCCTCGCCGACGGTGACGACGTGCTCGACGTCGGTGTCGTCGCGGACCTCCTCGACGAACGGGACGAGGTCCGACAGCGTCACCACAACGCGGGCGCCGCTGTCGGCCAGCAGGTGGCTGATCTCCCTGGACTTGTACTGGGGGTTCATCGGCACCACGACGCCGCCCGCCCGGAGCGTGCCGTGGAACGCGGTCACGAACTGGGGGACGTTCGGGAGGTACACCGCGACCCTGTCGCCCTCGCCGACGCCTCGCTCGTCGAGTCCGGCCGCGAACTGCCCGGTCCGCGCCCAGAACTCGCGGTACGTCACGTCCTGGCCCCGGAAGGAGACCGCGACCTCGTCGGGGTGCTCCGCGGCGACCGACCGAATGCTCGTGGCAAGGTTTGCCATGTAGGCAGGTATCGTAGCTCACCCTCTAAAGAGTTACCCTCGTCGGTGCCAATTTTTCCCGCAGCCCGACAAACGGCTAACAGTCGTAGCGATACGGGGGAAAATTCTTACGGTGGTAGCGACGGG
This window encodes:
- a CDS encoding long-chain-fatty-acid--CoA ligase; this encodes MANLATSIRSVAAEHPDEVAVSFRGQDVTYREFWARTGQFAAGLDERGVGEGDRVAVYLPNVPQFVTAFHGTLRAGGVVVPMNPQYKSREISHLLADSGARVVVTLSDLVPFVEEVRDDTDVEHVVTVGEAADAGTDFEAFLGDDHEFEAVERDEDDVAVQPYTSGTTGQPKGVQLTHRNLTSNAETAAGLVPDGIRTDDKQLGVLPLFHIYGMTVVMNATLFNGGAYYPLPEWDAQEAVSLIEDEDLTLMHGVPAMYNDVINQPNAEEFDLSSLRLAGVGGSGIPVEVLRRFEELYDVKVYEGYGLTETSPVTHFNSPEQGRRVGSIGKTLPGVDAKIVDGNFEERPRVERGPVDEEETDLDEITGELVVAGPNVMKGYAGLPDANEGAFTERDGKRWFHTGDIGYWDEDGFFYVVDRKKHMINTAGYNVYPREVEELLFEHEDVADVAVVGIPDERRGETVKAFVVPTPDAEATPEDLKQFCLDNLAEYKHPREVEFVEELPRTTTGKVQKFGLREQDSEAAE
- a CDS encoding enoyl-CoA hydratase/isomerase family protein — translated: MTDEAVRLDIQDGVATVTLSEPDRRNALSTEISAGIRDALAEIDGSDARCVVVEGAGGAFSAGGDIAAMRERLDSDVPVDERVRELERTTSETIARLATFPLPTVAKVDGPAFGAGANLAIACDVQLASDDASIGFGFRQVGLCVDAGTSYLLPRVVGENVAKELVFTGELVGAERALDLGLFNRVYPADEFDERADEFVERVATGPTVALRHAKRLLAEGLDKSVQRAMSDEATAQGIVFETDDHEEGVAAFLEDREPAFEGR